Proteins from a single region of Bacteroidota bacterium:
- a CDS encoding T9SS type A sorting domain-containing protein, with the protein MKIYIYLLLTTLLISSEVKSQWEFYHEFPELSSNIYDIEIVNESTIFVSREYQIFKSIDFGNSWIMIYDTAGADGAGFYDIEFLNENFGYVSKAAGTGACLATEDGGETWEAVIPVVGEYSPATNNLCIAAPGHIYLTAGEGYYEGKVLYTKNNFITLEQVRPAELNFYQQVADIDCINADTCIAIHGTPYCCSEGVEMGVYKTTNGGIDWELKKLLYQGMDIEFTSSNVLYTFNYANIIKSLDQGETWDTLKKHVPGGSFESMKFLNDSVGYLAEWIYPENKVYFTENGGETWIENTIDSMPAGKITAIDCWNVDSCFFGSSRKLYKNFSDPVSIMENGNTSNSIFKISPNPATTILQIQLPLKENNYTIQTFNLVGELMPVNFQNNQADISHLPPGIYFTEVITEQGRAVQKWVKM; encoded by the coding sequence ATGAAAATATATATATACCTTCTGCTGACAACATTACTCATTTCATCAGAAGTAAAAAGTCAATGGGAATTTTATCATGAATTTCCGGAATTAAGTAGTAATATTTATGATATTGAAATTGTAAATGAATCAACAATTTTTGTAAGCCGTGAATATCAAATATTTAAAAGTATTGATTTTGGAAATTCATGGATAATGATATATGACACAGCAGGTGCTGATGGAGCTGGTTTTTATGATATTGAATTCTTAAATGAGAATTTTGGATATGTATCAAAAGCTGCAGGCACTGGTGCCTGCCTCGCAACCGAAGATGGTGGAGAAACATGGGAAGCAGTAATACCTGTAGTAGGTGAATATTCGCCTGCAACCAATAATCTTTGCATAGCTGCACCCGGTCATATTTATCTTACAGCAGGTGAAGGATATTATGAAGGGAAAGTTTTATATACTAAAAATAATTTTATTACACTAGAACAAGTGCGTCCGGCAGAGTTGAATTTTTATCAGCAAGTCGCAGATATTGATTGCATAAATGCAGATACTTGTATTGCAATTCATGGTACCCCATACTGTTGTTCAGAAGGAGTCGAAATGGGAGTTTATAAAACTACGAATGGTGGTATTGATTGGGAATTAAAAAAGTTATTATATCAGGGAATGGATATTGAATTTACAAGTTCAAATGTACTTTATACTTTTAATTATGCCAATATAATTAAATCGCTTGATCAAGGAGAAACTTGGGATACTTTAAAAAAACATGTTCCTGGTGGAAGTTTTGAATCTATGAAATTTCTTAATGATTCAGTCGGCTATCTTGCAGAATGGATATACCCTGAGAATAAAGTTTATTTTACAGAAAATGGTGGTGAAACATGGATAGAAAATACAATAGACAGTATGCCAGCAGGAAAAATTACTGCAATTGATTGCTGGAATGTGGATTCTTGTTTTTTTGGTTCAAGCCGTAAACTGTATAAAAATTTTAGCGATCCTGTTTCAATTATGGAAAATGGAAATACATCTAATAGCATTTTTAAAATTTCCCCCAACCCCGCCACTACCATTCTTCAAATACAATTACCATTAAAAGAAAATAATTACACCATCCAAACATTTAATTTAGTGGGAGAATTAATGCCTGTAAATTTTCAAAATAATCAGGCAGATATTTCTCACTTGCCACCCGGCATTTATTTTACAGAAGTAATAACCGAACAAGGTAGGGCAGTGCAGAAATGGGTGAAGATGTAA
- a CDS encoding T9SS type A sorting domain-containing protein, translated as MNKLLILIFFLLNCSYGFCQWEPVFHREGSPSFKELFFFNQDTGFIITYNSLIITYDGGNNWEEQFMDNVYFQFADVVSDSSAVICCNYEFDSLFVTTNRGITWIKYPTNVESLLPLTDIDYISLHKSVAITDDAPIYVFQGNYPYGTLSSFSLIEATGVTSVITMVNEDTGYVCGEIIGWDNIGTVYKTTNGGYSWFSNDDMYGPTYFMQFTDSNTGFGWGYDGFCSTTNGGLNWSFHEINIGIVYKYRYEGIQYFINNLSGFLFVSDILFDDSSLRSLAKTNDGGLNWYRTDFSLSDIDFGYRDIYCLDDDTCFILTTNTIYKSVNASAPDLTINILNENLISLHLFPNPATSILNLQLSLKENTYTIQTFNLVGELMPVNFKNNEADISHLPPGIYFTEVITEKGRAVQKWVKM; from the coding sequence ATGAATAAATTATTAATTCTAATTTTTTTTCTGTTAAATTGTTCCTATGGTTTTTGTCAATGGGAACCAGTTTTTCATAGGGAAGGATCTCCTTCTTTTAAAGAATTATTTTTTTTTAATCAAGACACAGGTTTTATAATAACCTATAATAGTCTAATTATTACTTATGATGGTGGTAATAATTGGGAAGAACAATTTATGGATAATGTTTACTTTCAATTTGCGGATGTCGTTTCAGATTCTTCTGCTGTCATTTGTTGCAATTATGAATTTGATAGTCTTTTTGTTACAACAAATAGAGGTATTACCTGGATAAAATACCCAACAAATGTGGAATCATTACTACCCTTAACTGATATAGATTATATCAGTTTGCATAAATCAGTTGCTATTACGGATGATGCTCCTATTTATGTATTTCAAGGTAATTATCCTTATGGAACACTATCAAGTTTTTCATTGATAGAAGCTACAGGTGTAACAAGTGTTATTACTATGGTTAACGAAGACACGGGTTATGTTTGTGGTGAAATAATTGGTTGGGATAATATAGGAACGGTATATAAAACTACTAATGGAGGCTACTCATGGTTTAGTAATGATGATATGTATGGACCTACCTATTTTATGCAATTTACAGATTCAAATACTGGATTTGGCTGGGGTTACGATGGTTTTTGTAGTACAACAAATGGAGGCCTTAATTGGAGTTTCCATGAAATAAATATTGGTATAGTTTATAAATATCGTTATGAAGGGATACAATATTTTATTAACAATTTATCAGGATTTTTATTTGTTTCAGATATTTTGTTTGATGATAGCAGTCTAAGAAGTTTAGCTAAAACAAATGATGGTGGATTGAATTGGTATCGAACTGATTTTAGCTTATCAGATATTGATTTTGGATATCGAGATATATATTGTTTGGATGATGATACCTGCTTCATACTTACTACCAACACAATATATAAATCCGTGAATGCAAGTGCACCGGATTTAACCATAAATATTTTAAATGAAAACCTGATATCATTGCATTTATTTCCCAACCCCGCCACTTCCATTCTTAATCTACAATTATCTCTAAAAGAAAATACATACACAATCCAAACCTTCAATTTAGTAGGAGAATTAATGCCAGTAAATTTTAAAAATAATGAGGCAGATATTTCTCACTTACCACCCGGCATTTATTTTACAGAAGTAATTACCGAAAAAGGCAGGGCGGTGCAGAAATGGGTGAAAATGTAA